taagatgagttttttttttttttttttgtgcttGAATTTTCGTACATCAATCATTCCTACGTTATCCGCAAAATAACCTGCGTGAATGTTGTATAAAAAAGTGAGCAACAGcagtaacaaaaaaaaaaaaataaaataatataaaaaaaaaattaaattataaatagttTGCGGcatatattttgtacattttaaGCTATTAGGTAGATCATCAATTATGAAATggaaaattatttgtatataatgtaaaattcatatatatgtttataatatttttttttttttttacctggCTTGTTAAcgttattatcatatttgcAAATTAAGATTCCCCTATATTTACAGCAAGCAGTGGCGCAACCGATATGCTGCAGAGGGGGTTAATGTATATGGAAAGAAATTGATGTAACTTATTATTTTCTCGTTAATATTGTGCAAATATTTTCCTTGTTcgctttttatttatgtatatgcgcGCCTGTATATAAGCAAGTGTGTGCATGTGCACGTTAGTACATTTGCATGTTCTTTAATACCTCTGCTCCTTTCCATACAACCTTGGTAAATTCAAAAACATTTTCCCCCTTTTTAATAGGACCTAATATGGAAAAGTAACATTTAAATGTGTATTTgcacacatatttatatgcacacGTCTATCTCATTGTATGTgattgtatgtatgtgcgtatatatatatatatatatatatatatatatatatatgcttagaTCATCCTCTGCGGAACAACTTCACCAGTGGCTCATTTTTGAGGTGCCATTTGTTTCAAACGTATTAATATACTTTAATTGCGAAATGgcaataaaaaagaaaagcatatacatttctttttatataagcaTCTCCatcagttttttttttaaatatattaaaaagttaaGAACTTCACTAGCACCATGCCTCCATTTGTTAAAGTAACTTGAAGGCATATTATGTCTACCATTTTTTTAACTAAAAATTTcagttccttttttttttagttttttccttgtaatttctattttattaccTAACTCAAagtcataattattaatgcCTTCATACCATGAATTTACTGCTGATTCTATCTCTTCACCATTCAAAAAGTCAAAATAGTTTGTGTTTATTTGCTTAGCCGCTACAACACAGTCGGAGTTAGCTTTTATctgtataaattaaataatatatatatgacgTGATGGTGTCTCTTAATAAAGGGAATATAATtcgaataattaaaaaaaaaaaaaaaaaaaaaaaaaaagatagtaaatttgcatatatatcatttattattagcGTAAAAAGAAcgtatgaataaaataattaaataacaaaattcgCCTCTTCTTTTGCAGATTCTTCAAGTTGTTTACTccttgcaaaaaaaaaaaaaaaagaaaagcagCAATGATGCCAATGTTATATTATCATCTTTGTAATAAAGCAAATATGCACGCATACATAAGAGTATTCGAATATCAcctaaaaatttataagttTACCAAAGTAACGGTTTTGTGTTATGTTTAAATCTGAAATCATTGTGTCtttctttaattaaatttttctgtTCAAAATTGATGATATGTAATAAAAGaagattttatttataatgattcttttatgtttatgtttataattctatttttctttttatcctatctttttttcttttttttttttttgctttttatgtttttatcattttaaaaatgggCTCTACATTAAATTTGCAAAAACTTGCATCCCTAGTTGCATAAcgacaaatgaaaaaaagggaaaaaaacaaaaatagacAACTGTTCATTATTGAGAagaaacttaaaaaaaaaaaaaaaaaaattattttacaaaaccaacttattttattatgtttgaATAAGAAATCATGGGCTATATATCTTAAGTTCGACTAGCAAAATGAATTGCATTTctcgtatatatgtatttatatacatttataaatgtatgcgtagatatagatatatacgtacatacatagaGTAAGTTAAAAAAAGTGCAGTTCTCAGTTCACCTATTAGTCATACAAAATATGATATTCTTCATTCGTTAAGTCAATAAAACGTGTTATTATCCCCTTACGTTactttatttgttaattatCCGTatcgtcttttttttttttttttttttttccccacatattgtacatacattcaaaaataagaacgagaaaaaaaaaaaaatagaaaatagaaatagaaaTTGAAATAGACGTGGAAATAGAAAATGCGATAGAGATGGAAGATAgatgagaaaaatatttcttatccTTTTCTTCCCTTTTTACCATGTTGCTTATGAATAACACTTGTAATCGCCAGTAGTTTTTTTCCCCTCCCCGTGGTTCTATTGACAACGTAAGAATAAACgtatttctttataaaaaatagttttaaagaattgttttattatatacacacaccTTCCTAGTGTCTTAAGTTATTTTGCTATTATCTcgtttatttctttttttttttttttatacataaaaaaaaaaaaaaaaaaaaagaggaacgcattatttacatttaacaatgtaataaatataatttttcataaattcaTGATAAAAGggtgaattataaaaataaaaaaaatctaaattttgtttataaagATGGTCTCatgttatatgtatgcatatatataccagatatttaattaagaaattttatacattttgttaattataaaagCGTGAGAAGGTGTTGTCTAACTCTCggcataagtatatatggaggtatttttttttttttttttttgctaagaAATTCCAAAagtttttctattttatgaatataataaaacagcGCTCATTAGGACACAAATAATACCTATtcagagaaaaaaaaggggaaaaaaaataaaataataaaacaaaaatatgaaaaaacaagTACACGGGTGACGCAAAACTGATAAAATCATGGTGCtctaaatgtaaaatttaatccaaaaaaaaaaacagcgAAAGAAATTTACCCAAAAACTCTAAAAATCCCATTCCAATTAAGGTGTAAGTAAATAGTTCGTCCTTTATTGATGGGTTCCTACTAGTACCTAGCACCAAAgcagaaaataaatttcctATACCTTGAGCAACctgaaaaaacattttttgaaagtagttcattattttcatattttaaaaagatttcGTACATAATATGTAACATTTAACTTGTGTTTCATTTGTATTTAATTCGTATttattcttccttttcttctttatttgttatattcattatgctattccttttttcttatttgttCTTCCTTACCCCTCCTACTGACATTAGCGCAATTGCTGCTGATAAACTTGCTATCCCGCTGTCATGTCTAACGCCTGATTTGTGGTTAATACAACTGTTGTCTTCTTTcttaaaagagaaaaaaaatgtaaagaagTTCATACAAACATTTTCATACAAACGCATGGGAAAGGCATACACATGAACCAATACATACACGtcaataaatatgtaaatatatttatatatatatatatatatatgaacactCATGATAATATGTACAAGTAAACTGACTCAAAAAATTGCAATAACACAAATGCAATAGCACACTAATTAACACACATGCATAAACATTGAGAAGAACACAAAATGGTGCATAATTACTTCCTCACCcctccaaaaaaaaaaaaaaaattttaaatttatatccCGCATGAAGTAACATTTCGCGGTTATTTACATAGACAtattatgtgtgtatatatatatatatatataaatatatcatatgacaaaaaaaaaaaaaaatttataatttttttcattgattttttttttttttttgttgttgtttcattttatatatattttaaaaaaaaattacttgaAGAAGAGCGCTGCAATTTGAATGGTTAATTGTTTTACTTATAAAAGGTGAGGTATGATAGTACctaaaaaagttattaatTCTGTTTAGGTCACTACAAAAGGAGGTACTTCCACCCcttgttaaaaaatttctgTTTCCTACAAAACATCCTGTACTCAAAAATGAGCTTTTCAGCttgaaattttgaaaaagggACGAATTTAAAGTATTGAAGAACTTGTTCATTTtgaggcaaaaaaaaaaaaaataataataaaagagaatAAAAGAATGGATGAATAAACTGAAGAATGAACTGAAGAATGAATAGAAGAATGGATAGATGAATGAATAGAAGAATGAATAGAAGAATGAATAGAAGGATGCATAGAAGAATGAATAGAAGGATGCATAGAAGAACGAATAGCAGAATAGAGTACACAATAAATTGAGGAATAAATTTGGGAAAAAATTACCAAATAACaagttaaataaattaaggagtaaatgaatgaatggatgagaaaaaaattaattaaaaaggcTTGTCATACATTTGAACATTAATATGTACTtattacatgtgtatatatgcatatatagttcactttaaataattttctcgTGTATATTCaacttttttcttaattttcaAGGGTGTAAATgggaatataaatataatagagtatgatacaatataatacaatacaATGCACTAATACAGAGTTCCATTTTCTCtcaatgaaattaaaaaaaaaaaaaaagaaaaaaaaaaaggatgaaaTATGGAtgtgttatattatttatgcgTATTTCGATTTTTCCATAGAGAACgctaaaaattaaatatacgCATATTAGGATATCTACACGtggaaaaattttttttttttataagcaCTAAGAAatgcatgtacataaaaaagaaagcactgaactacaaataaaaaaaaaatatatatataaaaattatttacgtatatgtatatgtacaaactGAATTCaatgaaaagaattaaataaaacactTCAATTTTTACCACTTTACGCTTTACATTTTacgttttactttttaagtTTTACATCATACGTATCACAGGGTTttcttatgtatatattcactACTCTTTCACCATTTATGTGCTTGGCATTTTCCTCatcttctaatttttttttttttttgcaatgtATTTTTGATTTTACATATAAGAACTAAATATGTTCTACTACAGTTGTTcacatgtaaaatatatatgacatacatgtatgagtaatatgtacatttatacgtatatataagtgtTTACTTgtgtacgtacgtatgttCATCTTAGTGTTTATGTActtatacttattttatgtatgtataaataagcCAAAAAggtaaacaaaaataaaataaagcaaaatatagcaaaatatagcaaattatagcaaaatatagcaaattatagcaaaataaagcaaaatatagcaaattatagcaaaatatagcaaaatatagcaaaatatagcaaattatagcaaaatatagtaaaatatagcaaaatatagcaaaatatagcaaaatatagtaaaatatagcaaaatatagcaaaatataacaaaatacagtaaaatatagcaaaatatagcaaaatacAGTAAAATATAGCAAATTATAGCAAATTGtagcaaaatatagcaaaatacagtaaaataaaacaagatataacaaaataaaggaaagtagtaaattttaccttttttatttgaatgaGAACAATGTAagagtacaaaaaaaaaaaaatgggtaAAATGAACCAGTTCCATATTTCGTAAAATATTCAAGgcgtatattttaaattatataaatagaataaagGAAGATTTGTGATCATgtatgaacaaaaatatacgtaGAAAGGAAGTGAAAAATTATGCATACCAAAAGAACGTATAAAAAACATTGAACTTTTTCCATATTACCTATAACGTTTATTACACATTgcatataacattttttttttcttctttttttcaaccAACCTTAGGGttcattaaatgaaaaagaaaaatatattcatttgcGCTTATTTATGAACCATCCCTTCatagtacatacatacatacacacgcCCATATGCATACACAAACCCATACATAAAtccatatacacacatacacatgtatgtttatgtattcGCGTGAaacactattattattgcttaTTAATATACGTGCATGTTGGCTTTCTTTTACGAAACTAGCCCTTTATTTTGCCATACATTTCCCTACTCCCATTTCATATAGTAATATGCATTTATctcttttcaaaatttttctttctattaaagatatttatgtatgcacatattttcttcttaaaAAGTGCGACACAAATTAAATTGTTCATCAGAGTTTAATACGAtcaagagaaaataaaagaacgCTCGAATTTTTGCTACATTACTTGGGCGCAACGTACGAAAATAAGTGCATACCGTATATTTTGtgcacacataaatatatatatatacatacatacgtacatccatccatacatatgcacattaTTTGCGTACGCATAGAACTTACACATAGCACTCACATAAACATAAAGGAAACCCAGACGGCGTCTGTACACACCCCATAGAACTTGTACCCCTGTAACCCAAAggttaaaattttcttcgtatatattattttcatctgaACACGCAAGAAAACTTAGCACAATGAACAATATTCTGAGTACAGAAAAGTTGTGTGAGATGTTGGAAGGATCAATAAGTGcgtcaaaagaaaaaaggacgGCATGCGAAGAATATTTAAAGCAAGTTACCAAAGTAGATggatatatacatgtaattctaaatattgttaaaagtattaatataatagatGATAATATTAGAGTATCAgcttccatttttttaaaaaatagtattaaaaataattatgatgcACTTAAGAAAGAAGATATATGCACTCTAACTAAAGACATATATGAAAGTTTGTTATACCTAGAAATGAAAGATAAACAATTATACACGCAGTTGTTTgagataatgaaaatattaattcataattatttttctgaaATATTTCCTATACTAGACCATATATTAAACGATATAAATCAACGAAAAGATATgagaaaattatatgtaagtttatattgtttgaaattaatttttaaaaagttaaaaattaaaaaaaaagaaaataatgagttatatacagaaattttaaataaatatttttatcctaTAATAAATTGCTTATGTGATTTAAGTTCACTtgacataaataataatgatgtcAGTGAAATATTAagtattatttgtaaaatatattattatgtaaatgatagttttttaattaaagaagttattatattagaatatatGGATAACTATTTTAGtttatttgattttattttaaaaaatgaaatagtCCTTACAAATTATGTGGatgatgaaaattatatgaagaaattaCCGCAGTTTAAATGCAAACGAAATGTTCTTGATATAATAACTCGACTTTTTTCAAGATATGTAAATACAAATTACAACAAATTTAACAGTGCCATTACGGAAAAGTTTTGTgataactttttaaataaatggtTATGCCCCTTCTTTGAagattttattatcatactTCAAAGGTAtcataagaataaaaaaacattaacagATGAATGTTTAGTCTATATATTACAAGGCTTATCATATGGAGTAGAAAATGcaatgatatataaaaattatataaaaaacaatttcGACTTTTTAGTAAGAAACATAATATTTCCACTACTATGTTATAATGACGAAGATATTGAAAAATTGCTTTATGATGAATATGATTACacaatgaatatatttaacacTTACGTTGTAGAAGATAAAAAAGTAAGTGCTACATCGTTTATAAAAGATTTAACAAGATATAGAGGAGTAAAACATATATCAGATCTTTTCCTCTTAtgtgaaaatattataactacgtataatcaaaattataatattatatatagcaCGAACAGTAGTACTAATGACATTACTGCTATGCATGCCGAGCCAAGCAGTGATATGTTAGAACATCTACTACATAAcgatttttgtaaatataaatatggaGCATTAAAAATACTGGAATGCTTATATAGTAGGTTAtgtgataaaaaaagaaatatgaacattgaacattttttaaaaacttttgttgaaaatgatttaaataGTCCCAATTATTTACTCTGTTATCAATCTATTGTAACATATTGctgttttataaaaaaggtacAACATTTTAATGATATCAATGGATTGATACATAACTACGAAATAGTGTTAAATCATATGAGCAGCTCGAGTTTGTTCATACGAGTAACAAGTGCGtcttatattaaaaaattctttaaaattaaaaatgactATTTGAAAAATGCAATTATTAAAACAATACCTATATTAATTGAACGCTTATTAAATGTTATCAAGGAAGTCAAGTGCGAATATATCGTTATGACATTAGATAACTTAGCATACAATTTTAAGGATCATATTACTCCGTATGTAAACGATGTGGTAATAGCCTTGTGTACTAGTTTTGTATTTTTAGTTAATAAGAAAGATATAGAGGAAAATCAAAACAATTCATTAGAATCTAATATACGATATAACGGAACAACTAGTCCATACAACATGATGAGTGAAAATTcgttaataaaacaaaagtatGGATCAAATAATGACAATAGCAAGaatgaaaagaagaaaaatgaaaatgatgacTTAGATATCAATTCAGTTATTTTGTCAATATTAACAGCTATATTAAGTCTTCTCGATTCCGTGGATGAAGGAAATAAGGAAcagatatacaaaaatacCATATCCTATTTATATGTAGTAGTAGACGAAACGTTCAAATCGCCCTCTATCGATTATTTAGAGGAAGCCTTGTCCCTCTTAACTAACATAACATTCTACCTAGATATAGATGAACAAGTGTATATGcgatttgaaaaattatatgatatattttattttaacacagatgaaaatttaaaaatacaagaaCTGAACATGATTAGAAGCAATCCACAGTTAATACTAAGTACCGAATTGATTGTTACAGATAAAAATACagatgcatatttttatgattttatatttgatttATCCTTTTCTATAGGAGTGTTTGAcaatattatttctaaagcgactgaatattttattaacatgtaTAGTGAAAGGTactatatgaaatatatacatatgatatATAGATTAGGTATATTTGCATTACATTCTAAAATTGTCAAAAGTAgttgtaaattattttttatcctaTTTGAAGCAACTGTTAAGATAAGAGGAGTTGATGAACTTATCATTCCTGTGTTAACTGCATTTTCTATGAAACTTTTTAAACATGATGAAATATATACCATGAAGAATCAGTTGAAAAAAGAATCCATGGAAAATAATGATGTTGATGACAACAGTGTATGTAGTGAATTTGACGAAGACATATTAAGTAAAACAAgtattgaatatattaaaaaattattttattctattattatatacgaTGTAgagaaattttttcttttttt
This genomic interval from Plasmodium brasilianum strain Bolivian I chromosome 1, whole genome shotgun sequence contains the following:
- a CDS encoding ATP synthase subunit C — translated: MNKFFNTLNSSLFQNFKLKSSFLSTGCFVGNRNFLTRGGSTSFCSDLNRINNFFRYYHTSPFISKTINHSNCSALLQKEDNSCINHKSGVRHDSGIASLSAAIALMSVGGVAQGIGNLFSALVLGTSRNPSIKDELFTYTLIGMGFLEFLEPRGGEKNYWRLQVLFISNMKNLIKERHNDFRFKHNTKPLLWSKQLEESAKEEANFIKANSDCVVAAKQINTNYFDFLNGEEIESAVNSWYEGINNYDFELGPIKKGENVFEFTKVVWKGAEHIGCATACCKYRGILICKYDNNVNKPGYFADNVGMIDSVFVWNDSWIEK
- a CDS encoding importin-7; translation: MNNILSTEKLCEMLEGSISASKEKRTACEEYLKQVTKVDGYIHVILNIVKSINIIDDNIRVSASIFLKNSIKNNYDALKKEDICTLTKDIYESLLYLEMKDKQLYTQLFEIMKILIHNYFSEIFPILDHILNDINQRKDMRKLYVSLYCLKLIFKKLKIKKKENNELYTEILNKYFYPIINCLCDLSSLDINNNDVSEILSIICKIYYYVNDSFLIKEVIILEYMDNYFSLFDFILKNEIVLTNYVDDENYMKKLPQFKCKRNVLDIITRLFSRYVNTNYNKFNSAITEKFCDNFLNKWLCPFFEDFIIILQRYHKNKKTLTDECLVYILQGLSYGVENAMIYKNYIKNNFDFLVRNIIFPLLCYNDEDIEKLLYDEYDYTMNIFNTYVVEDKKVSATSFIKDLTRYRGVKHISDLFLLCENIITTYNQNYNIIYSTNSSTNDITAMHAEPSSDMLEHLLHNDFCKYKYGALKILECLYSRLCDKKRNMNIEHFLKTFVENDLNSPNYLLCYQSIVTYCCFIKKVQHFNDINGLIHNYEIVLNHMSSSSLFIRVTSASYIKKFFKIKNDYLKNAIIKTIPILIERLLNVIKEVKCEYIVMTLDNLAYNFKDHITPYVNDVVIALCTSFVFLVNKKDIEENQNNSLESNIRYNGTTSPYNMMSENSLIKQKYGSNNDNSKNEKKKNENDDLDINSVILSILTAILSLLDSVDEGNKEQIYKNTISYLYVVVDETFKSPSIDYLEEALSLLTNITFYLDIDEQVYMRFEKLYDIFYFNTDENLKIQELNMIRSNPQLILSTELIVTDKNTDAYFYDFIFDLSFSIGVFDNIISKATEYFINMYSERYYMKYIHMIYRLGIFALHSKIVKSSCKLFFILFEATVKIRGVDELIIPVLTAFSMKLFKHDEIYTMKNQLKKESMENNDVDDNSVCSEFDEDILSKTSIEYIKKLFYSIIIYDVEKFFLFFNNMNKTNYILLFLSNLTDVKINSTRKLYILAMSTILDNIHNTSISRHINEVNSFILNLVNVANVYYENKNSKESTEKSFDSETASADENSEVDIDENEDATNEKAFKLIKTIEALEKKNDLGIKLKNNVSLENLDSVSRESEHMNTYNKNNVNNDNIVENNDNCDGKKGLYNDNNSSAKNFNKQIERHLNEEEDDQDDDDDDDDAYYDYDDCSDYSNEDYRKGFFDDINALKILYDTTANFYNKYENIYNNDILGKIKYLVDADLSTQLQEQTN